The following proteins come from a genomic window of Streptomyces sp. NBC_01716:
- a CDS encoding class F sortase, with product MGLDHGGSERRRHSPWGVLALVMLSGLALMRNGADVSLGPPQPASAAALDTRQEAVTQPETVPIVKPLPYAPMSRVTIPSIKVDAPVMDVGLDPEGWIAAPPPQDANMAGWYQNGVAPGQRGTSVVVGHVDNQAGPAVFYGLGSLSKGEHIEVTRFDERAAVFEIYGVEVFSKDDFPGARVYGDTGHAELRVITCGGGYSKAGGYDGNVVVFARLVETR from the coding sequence ATGGGCCTGGACCACGGCGGCTCGGAGCGGAGGAGACACTCGCCCTGGGGCGTTCTGGCTCTTGTCATGCTCTCTGGTCTCGCACTGATGCGGAACGGGGCCGATGTCTCCCTCGGCCCTCCGCAGCCTGCCTCGGCCGCTGCTCTGGACACCCGGCAGGAAGCGGTGACCCAGCCGGAGACCGTCCCGATCGTGAAGCCGCTGCCGTACGCCCCCATGTCCCGGGTGACGATCCCGTCGATCAAGGTCGACGCCCCGGTGATGGACGTCGGGCTCGACCCGGAGGGCTGGATCGCCGCCCCGCCGCCCCAGGACGCCAACATGGCGGGCTGGTACCAGAACGGCGTCGCCCCGGGCCAGCGCGGCACCTCGGTGGTCGTGGGCCATGTCGACAACCAGGCGGGGCCCGCGGTCTTCTACGGCCTCGGCTCGCTGAGCAAGGGCGAGCACATCGAGGTGACCCGCTTCGACGAGCGGGCGGCGGTGTTCGAGATCTACGGCGTGGAGGTCTTCTCCAAGGACGACTTCCCCGGGGCCCGGGTGTACGGCGACACGGGCCACGCCGAACTGCGTGTGATCACCTGCGGCGGCGGCTACTCCAAGGCGGGCGGTTACGACGGCAACGTCGTGGTCTTCGCCCGTCTCGTGGAGACCCGCTGA